CAAATTATTAGGCTGGAAGCAACAAAAAGAAATTGTAGAAATTCTCGATACTTGTCATATTTTTTTAGCTCCTAGCGTGACCGGAGCTGATGGTAATCAAGATGCACCAGTCAATACATTAAAAGAAGCAATGGCAATGGGTTTGCCTGTTATTAGTACTAGACATGGTGGCATTCCAGAATTAGTGGAAGATGGCGTATCTGGGTTTTTAGTTCCAGAACGAGATGTTGAGGCGATCGCCACAAAACTTGAATTTCTGATCGAACATTCTGAAGTTTGGCAAAGTCTGGGGAAAACTGGTCGAGCGCAGGTAGAAGCAAAATATGATATGGACAAGCTAAACGATGAATTAATTGAAATTTATCAACAAGTATTAGATTCAAAAATACCCCAACACTCTTTGACAGAAAGAAGTTTATTATTAACAGCAAATCATTAATACGGAGGAATCGATCGTAATGAAACCTATAGTGACAATCGTTGTTGTACCTCGCGAGCGCTTTAGCTGCACTCAAGCATCTTTAGAAAGCATTTACGCACACACAGATTTCCCCTTCAAGTTAATTTATGTTGATGGAAATTCTCCAGTCAAAGTACGACGATATCTAGAAGCTCAAGCTCAAGAAAAACGTTTTGACATTATTCGCACGAATTACTATCTTTCTCCCAATCACGCACGTAATATTGGTTTGAGTCGTGTCGATACTAAGTATTTGGTTTTTGTTGATAACGATGTCATAGTTTCTCCAGGCTGGTTAACAGCTTTAGTTAATTGCGCTGAGGAAACAGAAGCAACTGTAGTTGGTCCTTTAATGTGCGAAAAACAACCTATCCACCAAAGGGTTCACTTTGCGGGTGGAGAAAGTCGTGTTGTTACTGACGTGAAAGGTAGACGACATCTACGCGAAAAAATGTACAAACAAGGACATAACGCGGTAGAATTGCGTCCTCAATTGAAACGAACTCAAACCGAATTAGCAGAATTTCATTGCACCTTAGTCCGCAGAGAAATATTCGATCGCATTGGCTATCTTGACGAAGCTATGCTCAACACCAAAGAACACCTCGACTTTTGTATGACCGTGGCGCAAGTGGGAGGTACAGTCTATTTTGAGCCAGATAGTTTAGTCACATACGTACCGGGTCCACCTTTAGAATGGACGGATTTACACTTTTATATGCTGCGTTGGAGCGACGCTTGGACTTTAGGCAGCTTACAACGCCTACGCGAGAAGTGGAATTTATCGGAAGACGGTTATTTTCAAACCAAGTATAAAAAATTGGGAGTCAGACGCATTGCCACAATTATTAAACCCTTCGTGCGTCAAGTAAGTCTTGGATTTGAGAATAAGCCGTTGAAGCGAACTATGAAAAAAATCGACCGAAAATTCAATCGCTATCTGAGCGATCGCTATGCCAAAATGTTGCCACAACGCAAACTGGAGCTACCACCAATTCAGAAAGTAACAACGCCAGAGTTGGCTAAAGCGTGAATAAAATTGGGTAATTGGTAATGGGTAATGGGTAGTTGGTTCTCCCCTGCTCCCTGTTCCCTGCTCCCTAACACTAACTCACGCCTGAAAAATTACTGAAAGATTATTAGCTGGCATGGTATAGGTTCTAAGTAGGGAAAGATTTTCGCTGCGTGCGACTGCGACAACATCATCCAAATCGCGCACGCCCCATTCTGGATTTTGCGCCTGTAAACTTTCATCAAAATTAGCATTGCTGGGCGCAGTATGCCGACCCCCCTGCTTGAAGGGTCCATACAAATACAAAATACCCCCTGGTGGCAAAATTCGCCTTGCTCCTGCCATTAATCCCAGACAAGCCGACCAAGGGGCAATGTGAATCATGTTAATGTTGGCGATCGCCACAATCGGATCGCGTTGAAAATCTATATCATGTAAAGATTCTGGCAGTTCGTCCCTTTCTACCACCCAAACCAGATCGCTAGCATCTAACGCCAGCGGCGGATATAAATTATCTGTCGGACAAGATTCTCGCCATGCTGCAATGCTCTCTCGTGCTAAGGGATTTGGATCGGACGGAATCCAATTACGCGGGTGAAGGTGAGGGGCAAAATAAACTGCATGTTCTCCCGTACCGCTGGAAACCTCTAACACCGTACCTGTAGAAGGCAAAACTTGCAGCAGCACTTCCAGAATCGGCTTGCGGTTGCGTTGGGTAGCAGGAGCGTACTGTCGTCGGCTACTTGAATCGTTCATAAATTGTTCGTGCAGGTTATGGGGCGATCGCTAACATTAATTATTTCAGCATGACTTTCAGCATGACTTTCAGCATGACATTTGTGCCAACAGTGCCGTACCATAAGCCGCCTCTGCTTGCGCTGACTGCGCCACAGGCACGCCTAAATGTCTAGCGCGAATTTGACTCCAAATCGCATTTTTCGCCCCACCTCCAGCCGTGTAGACGCATCTCAAGGGGGTTGCGCCGAGCTGCTGCAATAATTGATATCCCCGTGCTTCGATCCGTGCCATACTCTCCAATAATCCGTGCAGAAACTCAACCGGATTTTCTGGACGAGGTTCTAGTCGCGGTGGCAAATGAGGATCGTTAATTGGGAAGCGATCGCCTGCTTTGAGCAAAGGATAGTAATCTAGGGGACTTTCGTAATTAGGATCGATCTCACCGCTCAGCGTTTCTAACTCTGCATCTGTAAAAAAGTGCCGCAACACAGCTCCACCAGTATTAGAAGCCCCACCAGCCAACCACAAATCGCCTAGTCGATGGCTGTAAACTCCAGAGCGAGCATCTTCCACCCGCGTCCGACTGAGTAATTTGAGTACCAAGGTCGAACCCAATGATGTCACTGCTTCTCCAGGGGAGTTCGCCCCGCTAGCCAGAAACGCAGCAATACTATCTGTCGTCCCAGCACGTACCACGCAGCCTTGAGGCAAACCCCACCGCGATCGCACCTCTGCCGTCACCTCTCCTACAGGCGTGCCAGGAGCGAGTATCTGGGGCAAATTTGGCAGTGCAGGCAATTTCAATAACCAATCAGGATAACATAACCGTTCCACGTCATATCCCAACTTCAGAGCGTTATGATAGTCACTCACTCCTAGCTGTCCGTGCAATAGAAAACTCAGCCAGTCAGCTTGGTGTAAGAAATATATTGCCTCTTGTGAGGGAGATAGGAATTGGTCATTGAGTAATCCGTAGTGCGTGGTGGGTGGTGCGTGGTTAATTAATTCCGAATTCCGAATTCCGAATTCCGAATTCTCCCTTGCTTTTTGCCACCACAACAACTTTGCCAAACTGGACGTAGCGCCGATCGCAACGTGATGGGGAGGAGCGATCGCGCGTAACTCGTCCATGACGGCAATGCCGCGATCGTCGTTATAGAGTAGTGGCGTAACAATTGGATTGCCCGTCGCATCACACAGTAGGACGGTGGAAGAAGTCCCGTCAATCGCGATCGCTTCTATTTTCTGCCGTAGTTCTAAGGGCAGTTGCTCTAGTAAGCAAAACAATCCCGTCTCCCATTGAGCGGGTGCAGTTGCTAATTTTGACCCTGTAAAAACATGCTTGGCTTCTGCCAGAGTCTTACCTGCGGCATCAATCGCCACGGCTCTAGCGCCAGAAGTGCCAAAATCTATTCCCAGGGAAATCATTAGTTATCAGGAAGTAGGGGGAGAAAGGGAGCTGAGGGAGTTGAGGGAGCTGAGGGAGCTGAGGGAGCAAGACAAGTCACAAGTCACACTTAATTCCGAATTCCGAATTCCGAATTCTTCCCACACCCTATTTACTAAGAGTTGTAACAAGCTCTTCCCCTGATGAGGAAATTCATTTGAAATTATGAAACTATCTGGTAAGAATACTTTGTGACTAGGAGGCTTTTTAATGAATATATCAGATACTCAAGTTTTCGTTGCCCTCGTAGTAGCGTTACTACCTGGTCTACTAGCTTTTCGGCTAGCTACCGAACTGTATAAGTAGAAATTTAGGTACATTAACTATGACATTGTGAGGCAGAGACTACTGGTTTGTTTGTTAACTGAATAAACACTCATAGTTCAACTGCTTCCAAGTTGAGTTTTGAGTCAGGGGAGCGCTCCTCGACTCAAAACTCCATCTCAAATCATTTAAATCAGTTTGAATCGAGCTTCGATTGCATAACATCTACCAACTAGCAAAACCCCGTTTCGCGATCGCCAGTCAGTTACTCTACAAAGATCGACTGTTGACATCCAAGCGTCCTCTCTACTGATTTACCGTATATTCACGAGTTTTAATTGTGCGACGACCGAAAGTATAGCTACGTTTGCGTAAAACTACGGTTGGGAGCCAGAGCAGAGTGAGAGTAAGGTTTTGGGGATTCTTTGTATCAAAATAAACAAACAGCACAATCTACAGACTGTATAAGACTAGTTGTTTCATCGCCCCTTTTGAGCAATTATGAACGCCATTCAACCGTCTAGACCACCTCTACAGCCACAAAAGACTCGTCGCCAGGAGCGCCGTAGAAAGACCGTACAGCGCCAGCAACGCCATCCTAATCGCACGTTAGTCTTAGAAAATACGGCAAAATTATTTGCCAACTGTGCCATTTCTGCTATAACGCTGTACGGTTTGGTACAGTTAGCACCCTATCTATGGTCGCAGCAGCAAAAATCAAATGCAATTAATACCGAAGTCAAGCAGATAGAACAGCGCGTCGGTCATTTGCGTCAAGACCTCAACCGCTACTTCGATCCCCGTCAAAGCCATTCTTTGATGAAAGAGCAAAATAATTTAATCGAACCAGGACAGCGCCAAGTCTACTTCCTCGACAAATCTAGATAGCAATTAGCGACCGGCAATTAGCAGCTAGCATTACCACTAATTGTCAATCGTTAATAATTGGTTTAACCAAGTTTCCACCTGAGTGCGTAAACGCATAGCAGGATCGGCATTGGAGCTGTTGTGCTGTGGTAGAAGCTCTAAAGCACGGCGATAATCAGATATGCAGCAGTTCCAATCACCCCACAAATGATATGTCCGACCGCGTTCGGCATAGATATGTCCTTCTAGCTGTCCTAGTAACAGTGCTAGATCGAAACTTTCAATTGCCTCTTCATAGCGTTCCAAATCGCGCAGAGTAATGCCTCGGTTGAATAACGCCCGCACGTAGCTAGGATTGAGATCTAGAGCGCGATCGTAGTCAGCCAATGCAGCGAGAAAGTTTCCACAGGCGGCGTGATAATTAGCCCGATTGTTATAAGCTTTTGCTAAATTGGGATTCAGTTCTAGTGCGCGATCGTAGTCAGCGATCGCCTGTTGAAGTTGACCAGCTTGAAAGTATACTAATCCCCGATTGTTGTAGTCAATCGCATTTCCAGGGCAGCGATAAAGCAGTTGGCTCAACAACGCGATCGCGTCGGCATAGTTTCCCTGCTGCGATTTCTCCGCAGCACATGCACGTAAGTAGGTATCGGATAAGGCTAGTTCTGGTTGCCGTTTACCGTTTTGAGAGGCTATGGGCGACTGATTAGCCATTTTGCCGCTACTATTACGTTGATGACGGCATTTTCGATTCTTTTTTTCTGCTTCTAACGATTGGCTTCTCATGATGGTTGCTGGGCTGTTGAGCCACAAGCTCTATAAAATAAACTTATAATTATCTAGACTCTATCTGCTGTATCTTTGTGGCACTTACTTAGGTGTCTTCGCCTAGACTTTTTTATGTCAAGCATTAGTAGCGCCCAAGTCGATGCTCACACTCTATGATTCTCACTTCATACTGGATCATTCATCTTTCCGCAGATAAATTCCAGAAGATTTAGGAATTAGGCATCAGTTATTAGTTATCAGTAGAGAGTGGTAATGGGTAATGGGTAATTGGTAGTTGATAGTTGGTAGTTGCTCCCCTGCTTCCTTGTCCCCCTTCGCCCCCTAATCCCCACTCCCTTCGGTCGTGGGGAAGAGCGAGTTCCCCCTTGTCCCCCTTGTCCCCCTTGTCCCCCTTGTCCCCCTTGTCCTCCTGCTCCTCAGCTCCCTCAGCTTCCTCAGCTCCCTCAGCTCCCTCAGCTCCCTCAGCTCTCTTTTCCCTGCTCCCTTTTCTTCAATACGTTCGACAAGTTGATAAAATGCAAGCACGGTGACTGCTGTATTTGGATTTGTGAGAGAATTTTGTTATGACTACTGCTACTGTGTATGCCAACGCGCCCGAGCTATCCTCGGAAGACTACGTTGCGATCGGATTAGCGACATGCTTTGTGAAGGAAGAGGGAGAAGTGCGCGAACTAGCAATTATCGAGCCGATACCCTCTGCTGCTTTAGAAGCGATCGCTAAAGGTATTCCCACATCTTACAAACTGGTTAGCGCTACAACCCTGGGAACGGTTTTAGCTGGGGACAAATTACAGATCCCTGCTGGTTTTCCCACCTCAGCCCAATTTAGCGACGACTTCGGACAACGGGCGATCGCTGCTGCTCGTACTTACAAGAGCCGAACTGTTGCTAAGGCTCTCATTCCTCTCGGCACAACTCGCGAAGATTTTAATTATTCCACAGAACGCAAGCGCGTACTAAACACGAAACGAGTTGTTAGTAAAGACGATAATGTGAAGCAGCACGCCTACACCCATCAAGTTCTGTGATTGTCGAGTTTTGTAACAGCATTTGAATCTTTAAAATATGCTCAAGCTTTATGGTGGTGCTTTTAGCCGTGCCGCGATCGTTCAATGGTATTTGGAAGAACTAGAAGTTCCCTACGAATTTGTCATGCTGGATATGAAAGCAGGAGAGCATCTCCAGCCAGCATATCTTGCCATTAATCCCTTTGGTAAAGTTCCAGCAATTGTAGACGGAGATGTCCGACTGTGGGAATCTGGAGCAATTCTCGCCTATCTTGCCGACAAATACGAAAAAGCCGAGCTGTCCTTAGAAGAACGCGCTCAGCTGAGCCAATGGATTTTATTTGCTAATGCCACACTGGGACCAGGAATTTTTGTGGAAGCAAACCGCGATCGCGAAATGCCGCGTCTGATGACTACTCTTAATCAAATTCTAGAGCAGCAATCTTATTTGCTCGGTCAACAGTTTAGTGCAGCTGATGTCGCGGTCGGCTCTCTCTTAAGTTACATTCCAATCATGTTAAAGCTAGATCTGAGCGGATACCCAGCAGTTGTTGGCTATGTCAAAAGACTCGCCGAACGTCCGGCATTTCAAAAGTCAATTGGCTCTCGCCGTGGTGGGTGAAGAAAAGTAGCCTTCAAAGTCTGTCTCATTAAAATTTGTTGAACAATTCATCTGAAAAAAATAGCAGGGTAGACGATGCCTATCCTGCTTCCACGTATTAAGAGTTAGCTCTGCGTTTAGCCCTAGCTTATCTAAAGCCAACAGCCGCTTGCCAAACAAAAGCTAGCAGCAAGAAAAATAGAGGAATCAAGGGCAGAACGTCAACTAGAGGATCTAGGATGGAATATGCTTCCGGTAGTTTTGCTAACAATAATGCGGCTTCCATACTTAAATTTTCCTTCTCAACACAGCTTTCAGAATTGACATGCATCTTAACATGAATCAGTTATCAGTTGTCAGTTATCGGTGACTAGTGACTGGTGGCTGGTGACAAGAGTTGAGTCTAACCACTAATCACTAGCCACTAGCCACTCACCAACGATCGCTCATTCCTAGCTTCTGACTTCTGACTTCTAGCTTTTGACTTGTCCTGATTTCCTGTTCCCTAAACGAAATTCCTGACAAGACTGGTAGCAATTGTCAGGGTCGTAAATATGACATTGAGACGTAATTTCCTGCATTAGAGACCAAGAAAAGTTGGATTCTGGGTGTAAATAATCACCCCAGTTTTGTTGTAAGCTGCGATAAGCTTGCCACAGTTTGTAGGAAGGAATTGCAGTCGAAATGTGGTGGGGAATATGGACGCTGATATCGTGGCAGAGAAATTCTACCCATTGGGGATAATTACAATGAATAGTGCCTGACAACTGCGATCGCGCCGCGTTCCATTCATGAGGATGATAGAAAGGAATATCTACAGCTGTATGGTGTACCAGAGTAAAAGTACTCATCCAAAAATGATAAACCAACCAAGGGATAAACCAAAATTTGATAACTCCCCAGAAACCAGTAGTAGCAAAAAGTAGCGGAAATGCGATCGCGGCAAAAACAATGACTAACATTGCCGAAAACCTGACCTGTTCGCGCTGTTTCCCTTCAAATCGAGTCCAGTTAAAGTGTAATGCTCCCCAGTGTAAGGTAGAAGCCATCCACCAGAATTCACCCCGCATCAGTCGATAGCCCCATTGTCCAAGGGACCCTAAACTAGCATAAAATTCTGGTTGAAAGGGTTGCCATGCGTTGTCTTCACCGATTTTATTAGTGTGTAAGTGGTGGTGATTGTGTAAGATGCGCCAGCTATGGAAAGGGTAAATTAACGGTAATAGTAGCGTATGCCCTACTAAATCATTAACCCAACGACGTTTAGCAAACGAACGATGTCCGCAATCGTGGGCAATCACAAAAAAACCGGTCAACGCTGTACCGGTAAAAATCCAAACAAAGGGTAACAAATACCAAGGCGCGATCGCTAAACCTACATAACCCACCACAACCATAAAAATATTAATGAATACCTGCGACCATGCTTGCAGGCGATCTCGTTGAAAGCACTCTTTAGGTATGGTTTTGAGGATATCTTTGAGACGTGTTTCAGGATTGAAGGAACCATATGTTGGTTGTTGAGGCTGTGGAATCAGTGTAGTCATGAACACCTGTAATAAACGATACCAATTGCTAACACACCACTAAGTTGATAGCGTGCTGATAGTTTTGCGATCGAACTGCTTCGGAATTATATCAACCTTAAGTATCCTAGAAAAAGGGGCATTTATATAGATGAAATCGCGCATTCGCAAGTCAGACAGTCGAAATTAACTGCTCCCTGCTCGTCCCTGCTCCCTGCTCTCTTGCTTCACTGATAACTGAATTTGCTTTCCCATTATGACCAAATCGCGCTCTACACCGTCA
This window of the Chroococcidiopsis thermalis PCC 7203 genome carries:
- a CDS encoding glycosyltransferase family 2 protein; protein product: MKPIVTIVVVPRERFSCTQASLESIYAHTDFPFKLIYVDGNSPVKVRRYLEAQAQEKRFDIIRTNYYLSPNHARNIGLSRVDTKYLVFVDNDVIVSPGWLTALVNCAEETEATVVGPLMCEKQPIHQRVHFAGGESRVVTDVKGRRHLREKMYKQGHNAVELRPQLKRTQTELAEFHCTLVRREIFDRIGYLDEAMLNTKEHLDFCMTVAQVGGTVYFEPDSLVTYVPGPPLEWTDLHFYMLRWSDAWTLGSLQRLREKWNLSEDGYFQTKYKKLGVRRIATIIKPFVRQVSLGFENKPLKRTMKKIDRKFNRYLSDRYAKMLPQRKLELPPIQKVTTPELAKA
- a CDS encoding DUF938 domain-containing protein, yielding MNDSSSRRQYAPATQRNRKPILEVLLQVLPSTGTVLEVSSGTGEHAVYFAPHLHPRNWIPSDPNPLARESIAAWRESCPTDNLYPPLALDASDLVWVVERDELPESLHDIDFQRDPIVAIANINMIHIAPWSACLGLMAGARRILPPGGILYLYGPFKQGGRHTAPSNANFDESLQAQNPEWGVRDLDDVVAVARSENLSLLRTYTMPANNLSVIFQA
- a CDS encoding FGGY-family carbohydrate kinase produces the protein MISLGIDFGTSGARAVAIDAAGKTLAEAKHVFTGSKLATAPAQWETGLFCLLEQLPLELRQKIEAIAIDGTSSTVLLCDATGNPIVTPLLYNDDRGIAVMDELRAIAPPHHVAIGATSSLAKLLWWQKARENSEFGIRNSELINHAPPTTHYGLLNDQFLSPSQEAIYFLHQADWLSFLLHGQLGVSDYHNALKLGYDVERLCYPDWLLKLPALPNLPQILAPGTPVGEVTAEVRSRWGLPQGCVVRAGTTDSIAAFLASGANSPGEAVTSLGSTLVLKLLSRTRVEDARSGVYSHRLGDLWLAGGASNTGGAVLRHFFTDAELETLSGEIDPNYESPLDYYPLLKAGDRFPINDPHLPPRLEPRPENPVEFLHGLLESMARIEARGYQLLQQLGATPLRCVYTAGGGAKNAIWSQIRARHLGVPVAQSAQAEAAYGTALLAQMSC
- the psaM gene encoding photosystem I reaction center subunit XII — protein: MNISDTQVFVALVVALLPGLLAFRLATELYK
- a CDS encoding tetratricopeptide repeat protein, whose amino-acid sequence is MRSQSLEAEKKNRKCRHQRNSSGKMANQSPIASQNGKRQPELALSDTYLRACAAEKSQQGNYADAIALLSQLLYRCPGNAIDYNNRGLVYFQAGQLQQAIADYDRALELNPNLAKAYNNRANYHAACGNFLAALADYDRALDLNPSYVRALFNRGITLRDLERYEEAIESFDLALLLGQLEGHIYAERGRTYHLWGDWNCCISDYRRALELLPQHNSSNADPAMRLRTQVETWLNQLLTIDN
- a CDS encoding glutathione S-transferase family protein, encoding MLKLYGGAFSRAAIVQWYLEELEVPYEFVMLDMKAGEHLQPAYLAINPFGKVPAIVDGDVRLWESGAILAYLADKYEKAELSLEERAQLSQWILFANATLGPGIFVEANRDREMPRLMTTLNQILEQQSYLLGQQFSAADVAVGSLLSYIPIMLKLDLSGYPAVVGYVKRLAERPAFQKSIGSRRGG
- a CDS encoding photosystem II reaction center protein K, with product MEAALLLAKLPEAYSILDPLVDVLPLIPLFFLLLAFVWQAAVGFR
- a CDS encoding fatty acid desaturase, with amino-acid sequence MTTLIPQPQQPTYGSFNPETRLKDILKTIPKECFQRDRLQAWSQVFINIFMVVVGYVGLAIAPWYLLPFVWIFTGTALTGFFVIAHDCGHRSFAKRRWVNDLVGHTLLLPLIYPFHSWRILHNHHHLHTNKIGEDNAWQPFQPEFYASLGSLGQWGYRLMRGEFWWMASTLHWGALHFNWTRFEGKQREQVRFSAMLVIVFAAIAFPLLFATTGFWGVIKFWFIPWLVYHFWMSTFTLVHHTAVDIPFYHPHEWNAARSQLSGTIHCNYPQWVEFLCHDISVHIPHHISTAIPSYKLWQAYRSLQQNWGDYLHPESNFSWSLMQEITSQCHIYDPDNCYQSCQEFRLGNRKSGQVKS